The Verrucomicrobiota bacterium genome has a window encoding:
- a CDS encoding dam-replacing family protein, with the protein MLVPHYAFSVSAILKRKPLAATARRAGWIGCNIQLENIPPAARIPVIIEGAFLEKSMVRDSYSRLKSLQTLSTTQRGWTLDVLRLIQVREWTGFSTKQAYSLESELRTLYPTNSHIKEKIRQQLQVLRNQGVLEHVQRGVWRLATHFQAGYAPVAT; encoded by the coding sequence TTGCTTGTGCCGCACTATGCGTTCTCCGTTTCGGCAATCCTGAAACGGAAGCCGTTGGCCGCGACTGCAAGGCGGGCTGGATGGATTGGATGCAACATCCAGTTGGAGAACATTCCTCCGGCAGCCAGGATTCCAGTAATAATTGAGGGAGCGTTCCTGGAGAAGTCCATGGTCCGAGATAGCTACAGTCGGTTGAAATCACTGCAGACCTTGTCGACTACTCAGCGTGGATGGACTCTTGATGTGCTGCGTCTTATTCAAGTGCGTGAGTGGACAGGCTTCTCAACAAAGCAGGCATACTCACTGGAAAGCGAACTGAGAACTCTTTATCCGACGAACAGCCACATTAAGGAGAAGATACGTCAACAACTTCAAGTTTTGCGAAACCAAGGAGTTCTGGAACACGTCCAGCGAGGCGTATGGAGACTCGCCACACACTTCCAGGCAGGCTACGCACCAGTGGCGACTTGA